The genomic stretch ACGCTGGCGGATATCCGCCAGCAATTGACCGCGCTTTATATTGATGTGCAGCGGCTGCGCACTGAATTATCCACGACCGGCAGCGTGCCCACTATGATTGCGGGCGCGACCCCGCTGGACCGGCTGGACGCGATCGAGGCAGAGCTGCAGCGCCTGACCTCCAAGGCCGAAGAGCTGGAATTTCGCGTCAACCGCATCACCGTGGATGGCACGAACCGTATCGGTGATCTGGAATTCCGGCTGTGCGAGCTGGAAACAACATGCGACATCGCCGATCTGGGCGATACGCCGTCGCTGGGTGGCGTGGATAATTCGGCCGGCGTGCCTGTCGCCAACCCGCCGCCTGCCACGGGCGGCCCGGCCGTTGCAATCGGCGAACAAGACGATATCCGGCGGGCGCAGGAGGCGCTCGCCGCAGGTGACTTTCGCGGCGCCGTGGATCAGCTATCGGCCTTTGGCGCGACCTATCCGGGAAGCCCGCTAGCGCCCGAGGCTGCCTTTATCCGCGGTCAGGCGCTGGAGGCTTTGGGCGAAAACACCGGCGCGGCCCGCGCCTTTCTGGAAAGCTTTTCGGCAGATCCCACAGGCCAGCGCGCCGCGCAATCGCTGGTCCGGCTTGGGGCGTCGCTGGGAGCGATCGGGCAGACGCAGGATGCCTGCCTGACGCTGGCCGAAGTGGGGGTGCGCTTTCCGGGCAATCCCGCCATCGCGGATGCGCAGACGGCGATGCAAAATCTGGGATGCCAGTAGCGCCGCGGCCTCCTGTGCTTGCGCCGCAGTTCGCCCAAGTGCTGCAAAGCGGTGCGCCGGTCGGGCTTGCGGTCTCGGGGGGCGGGGATTCCATGGCGCTGCTGCATCTGGCGGCGGCGATGGGC from Yoonia vestfoldensis encodes the following:
- the ybgF gene encoding tol-pal system protein YbgF — translated: MMLHRILAVCAVLLAPLPAAAQDQTLADIRQQLTALYIDVQRLRTELSTTGSVPTMIAGATPLDRLDAIEAELQRLTSKAEELEFRVNRITVDGTNRIGDLEFRLCELETTCDIADLGDTPSLGGVDNSAGVPVANPPPATGGPAVAIGEQDDIRRAQEALAAGDFRGAVDQLSAFGATYPGSPLAPEAAFIRGQALEALGENTGAARAFLESFSADPTGQRAAQSLVRLGASLGAIGQTQDACLTLAEVGVRFPGNPAIADAQTAMQNLGCQ